The Dendropsophus ebraccatus isolate aDenEbr1 chromosome 10, aDenEbr1.pat, whole genome shotgun sequence genome has a segment encoding these proteins:
- the CLIC3 gene encoding chloride intracellular channel protein 3 isoform X2 — MSTPQSSEDGESIGANPFSQRLAMILMFKGCTFTLNTVDMKRAPDVLKDLAPGSQLPFVIYNCEVKTDVNKIEEFLEENLTPPQYPSMTPKYKESNTAGNDVFHKFSVYIKNQSPAQEDNLQKSLLRALLKLDMYLKNPLPHELACDPKMVNSKRKYLDGDNLTLPDCNLLPKLHIINIVCRHYRHFEIPKDLQGISRYLQHAEELKAFKYTCPNPSEIILFYRDMVKKMP; from the exons ATGTCTACACCCCAG tcaaGTGAAGATGGTGAAAGTATCGGAGCAAATCCCTTCTCACAACGACTGGCCATGATACTGATGTTTAAAGGATGCACCTTCACCCTAAACACTGTAGACATGAAGAG GGCCCCGGATGTCTTGAAGGATTTGGCTCCAGGGTCGCAGCTCCCATTTGTTATTTACAACTGTGAAGTAAAAACAGACGTAAACAAGATTGAGGAGTTTCTGGAGGAAAACCTGACCCCTCCCCA ATACCCAAGTATGACGCCCAAGTACAAGGAATCCAACACAGCTGGGAATGACGTCTTCCATAAATTCTCTGTATACATCAAGAATCAGTCCCCGGCCCAGGAAGACA ATCTACAGAAGAGTTTGCTGCGGGCGCTATTGAAGTTAGACATGTACCTGAAGAACCCCCTGCCCCATGAGCTGGCCTGTGACCCCAAGATGGTCAACTCAAAAAGGAAGTACCTGGACGGAGATAACCTGACCCTGCCCGACTGCAATCTGCTGCCCAAACTCCACATCATCAAT ATCGTGTGCAGACACTACCGCCATTTTGAGATTCCCAAAGACCTACAGGGCATCTCCCGCTACCTCCAACATGCAGAGGAGCTGAAGGCCTTCAAGTACACCTGCCCCAACCCCAGCGAGATCATCCTCTTCTACCGCGACATGGTCAAGAAAATGCCTTAG
- the CLIC3 gene encoding chloride intracellular channel protein 3 isoform X1, protein MVDEPKIELFVKSSEDGESIGANPFSQRLAMILMFKGCTFTLNTVDMKRAPDVLKDLAPGSQLPFVIYNCEVKTDVNKIEEFLEENLTPPQYPSMTPKYKESNTAGNDVFHKFSVYIKNQSPAQEDNLQKSLLRALLKLDMYLKNPLPHELACDPKMVNSKRKYLDGDNLTLPDCNLLPKLHIINIVCRHYRHFEIPKDLQGISRYLQHAEELKAFKYTCPNPSEIILFYRDMVKKMP, encoded by the exons ATGGTGGATGAACCCAAAATCGAGCTCTTTGTCAAG tcaaGTGAAGATGGTGAAAGTATCGGAGCAAATCCCTTCTCACAACGACTGGCCATGATACTGATGTTTAAAGGATGCACCTTCACCCTAAACACTGTAGACATGAAGAG GGCCCCGGATGTCTTGAAGGATTTGGCTCCAGGGTCGCAGCTCCCATTTGTTATTTACAACTGTGAAGTAAAAACAGACGTAAACAAGATTGAGGAGTTTCTGGAGGAAAACCTGACCCCTCCCCA ATACCCAAGTATGACGCCCAAGTACAAGGAATCCAACACAGCTGGGAATGACGTCTTCCATAAATTCTCTGTATACATCAAGAATCAGTCCCCGGCCCAGGAAGACA ATCTACAGAAGAGTTTGCTGCGGGCGCTATTGAAGTTAGACATGTACCTGAAGAACCCCCTGCCCCATGAGCTGGCCTGTGACCCCAAGATGGTCAACTCAAAAAGGAAGTACCTGGACGGAGATAACCTGACCCTGCCCGACTGCAATCTGCTGCCCAAACTCCACATCATCAAT ATCGTGTGCAGACACTACCGCCATTTTGAGATTCCCAAAGACCTACAGGGCATCTCCCGCTACCTCCAACATGCAGAGGAGCTGAAGGCCTTCAAGTACACCTGCCCCAACCCCAGCGAGATCATCCTCTTCTACCGCGACATGGTCAAGAAAATGCCTTAG
- the CLIC3 gene encoding chloride intracellular channel protein 3 isoform X4 produces the protein MILMFKGCTFTLNTVDMKRAPDVLKDLAPGSQLPFVIYNCEVKTDVNKIEEFLEENLTPPQYPSMTPKYKESNTAGNDVFHKFSVYIKNQSPAQEDNLQKSLLRALLKLDMYLKNPLPHELACDPKMVNSKRKYLDGDNLTLPDCNLLPKLHIINIVCRHYRHFEIPKDLQGISRYLQHAEELKAFKYTCPNPSEIILFYRDMVKKMP, from the exons ATGATACTGATGTTTAAAGGATGCACCTTCACCCTAAACACTGTAGACATGAAGAG GGCCCCGGATGTCTTGAAGGATTTGGCTCCAGGGTCGCAGCTCCCATTTGTTATTTACAACTGTGAAGTAAAAACAGACGTAAACAAGATTGAGGAGTTTCTGGAGGAAAACCTGACCCCTCCCCA ATACCCAAGTATGACGCCCAAGTACAAGGAATCCAACACAGCTGGGAATGACGTCTTCCATAAATTCTCTGTATACATCAAGAATCAGTCCCCGGCCCAGGAAGACA ATCTACAGAAGAGTTTGCTGCGGGCGCTATTGAAGTTAGACATGTACCTGAAGAACCCCCTGCCCCATGAGCTGGCCTGTGACCCCAAGATGGTCAACTCAAAAAGGAAGTACCTGGACGGAGATAACCTGACCCTGCCCGACTGCAATCTGCTGCCCAAACTCCACATCATCAAT ATCGTGTGCAGACACTACCGCCATTTTGAGATTCCCAAAGACCTACAGGGCATCTCCCGCTACCTCCAACATGCAGAGGAGCTGAAGGCCTTCAAGTACACCTGCCCCAACCCCAGCGAGATCATCCTCTTCTACCGCGACATGGTCAAGAAAATGCCTTAG
- the CLIC3 gene encoding chloride intracellular channel protein 3 isoform X3, with the protein MSSEDGESIGANPFSQRLAMILMFKGCTFTLNTVDMKRAPDVLKDLAPGSQLPFVIYNCEVKTDVNKIEEFLEENLTPPQYPSMTPKYKESNTAGNDVFHKFSVYIKNQSPAQEDNLQKSLLRALLKLDMYLKNPLPHELACDPKMVNSKRKYLDGDNLTLPDCNLLPKLHIINIVCRHYRHFEIPKDLQGISRYLQHAEELKAFKYTCPNPSEIILFYRDMVKKMP; encoded by the exons atg tcaaGTGAAGATGGTGAAAGTATCGGAGCAAATCCCTTCTCACAACGACTGGCCATGATACTGATGTTTAAAGGATGCACCTTCACCCTAAACACTGTAGACATGAAGAG GGCCCCGGATGTCTTGAAGGATTTGGCTCCAGGGTCGCAGCTCCCATTTGTTATTTACAACTGTGAAGTAAAAACAGACGTAAACAAGATTGAGGAGTTTCTGGAGGAAAACCTGACCCCTCCCCA ATACCCAAGTATGACGCCCAAGTACAAGGAATCCAACACAGCTGGGAATGACGTCTTCCATAAATTCTCTGTATACATCAAGAATCAGTCCCCGGCCCAGGAAGACA ATCTACAGAAGAGTTTGCTGCGGGCGCTATTGAAGTTAGACATGTACCTGAAGAACCCCCTGCCCCATGAGCTGGCCTGTGACCCCAAGATGGTCAACTCAAAAAGGAAGTACCTGGACGGAGATAACCTGACCCTGCCCGACTGCAATCTGCTGCCCAAACTCCACATCATCAAT ATCGTGTGCAGACACTACCGCCATTTTGAGATTCCCAAAGACCTACAGGGCATCTCCCGCTACCTCCAACATGCAGAGGAGCTGAAGGCCTTCAAGTACACCTGCCCCAACCCCAGCGAGATCATCCTCTTCTACCGCGACATGGTCAAGAAAATGCCTTAG